The following are from one region of the Dreissena polymorpha isolate Duluth1 chromosome 2, UMN_Dpol_1.0, whole genome shotgun sequence genome:
- the LOC127868350 gene encoding ketohexokinase-like isoform X1 — translation MNEGEGRVLCVGLCVLDIVNVCESYPEEDSKQRSVDYYWQRGGNASNSASVLAMLGADVEFLGTLEQGQEYGFLRSDFLECGVHIDNCPVHVEGQYRCPVSTTIINRQNGSRTIIAALNNISELQIDDFMKVDLKRYKWIHFEGRPGVDRMYELLNAVHTFNESCSVEKKIVISLELEKIKRPELLSLSGLADYVFISKEFAMSLGYFTKEDAVENLISHCRKGYMATVICAWGADGAAAKSGSDKVVVSAAFPPDEMVDTMGAGDTFNAATIFALCNCAGLNEAIAFGCKVAGAKCGIRGYKELKGLKGANVTVNT, via the exons GTCTGTGGATTACTACTGGCAGCGAGGCGGTAATGCTTCGAACAGCGCATCTGTACTTGCAATGCTCGGCGCTGACGTTGAGTTTCTTGGAACTCTGGAGCAGGGCCAAGAATACGG ATTTTTGCGGTCCGATTTTCTTGAATGTGGTGTACACATCGATAATTGTCCTGTGCACGTGGAGGGGCAATATCGCTGTCCAGTTTCAACAACCATCATCAACCGACAGAATGGCTCCAGAACAATCATTGCTGCTTTAAA CAATATATCCGAGTTGCAAATAGACGATTTCATGAAAGTAGACCTGAAAAGATACAAATGGATTCATTTCGAG GGCCGTCCAGGAGTCGACAGGATGTACGAACTGTTGAATGCTGTTCATACATTCAACGAGAGTTGTTCGGTGGAAAAGAAAATTGTCATTTCGTTGGAACTTGAAAAGATCAAACGCCCTGAATTAT TGTCGTTGAGCGGTCTGGCAGATTACGTGTTTATTAGCAAGGAGTTTGCAATGAGTCTTGGTTACTTCACTAAAGAAGACGCCGTTGAAAACCTGATATCGCATTGTCGGAAGGGGTATAT GGCAACCGTTATATGCGCTTGGGGTGCTGATGGTGCTGCAGCAAAGTCCGGTTCGGACAAGGTTGTCGTATCGGCCGCTTTCCCTCCTGATGAAATGGTTGACACCATGGGAGCAGGCGACACGTTTAATGCGGCAACCATTTTTGCCCTATGTAATTGCGCTGGTCTCAATGAAGCAATCGCGTTCGGGTGTAAAGTGGCCGGTGCGAAATGTGGAATAAGGGGATACAAAGAATTGAAAGGACTTAAAGGCGCCAATGTTACCGTCAATACATAA